One window of Flavobacterium ammonificans genomic DNA carries:
- a CDS encoding efflux RND transporter permease subunit, producing the protein MQEGISGKIANFFINSKLTILLMVALMIIGVYSSFLIPREEEPQINVPMADIMVGYPGATPAEVESRVAKPLEKIISNIKGVEHVHTMAMNGQAMLIVQFYVGQDVERSYVKLYDELAKHENMFPQGVYKPMVKTRSIDDVPMLGITLWSDKQDDFQLRQIAEEVTTEIEKVKDVAITKEIGGSNRELKVILDKDKMAENGVDALGIMQMIQANNGSSQSGAFVENDQEYLLKTGQFLENADDVENLVVGINRNMPVYLKQVAKVQDGAATARSYVSLGFGKANEKFKTAPSEYPAVTIAVGKVKGADAMKISEKIIEKIEHLKKTVISDDVHVEVTRNYGETASDKVGELLLHLGIAIIAVTVLVMLAMGWRGGLVVFFSVPLTFALTLFAYYLLGYTLNRITLFALVFVVGIVVDDSIIIAENMHRHFKMKRLPFKQAAIYAINEVGNPTILATFTVIAAILPMAFVSGMMGPYMSPMPIGASIAMILSLFVALTVTPYLGYHLLQEKDEQEHKEAEGMETSWIYKIYNKIERPFLDSSPKRRWLLAVTVVLLFGSVLMFFTKSVIVKMLPFDNKNEFQVVIDMPEGTTLERTSAVTREIAQYLATKPEVVNYQNYIGTSAPITFNGLVRHYDLRGGSNMADIQVNLLHKEERDLQSHEIAKAMRPEIQKIAKKYGANVKLIEVPPGPPVLSTLVAEIYGPDYQEQIKVANQVKTILENSSDVVDTDWMVEDNQTEYRLEVDKEKAMLNGIAPQQVVGNLTYLLKEYPVSNLYDENSNNNVGIVLSLDDKDKTSLKDIQNLKIKGSQGNMVAVSDLVKVVKDTLQKTIYRKDQKRVVYVTADMAGTLESPVYAILGMNEKLAKIKVPAGYKVNELYMEQPTDESDFTVKWDGEWQVTLEVFRDLGVAFLVVIVIIYMLIVGWFQNFKTPMVMMLAIPLSLIGIVLGHWLLNAYFTATSFIGMIALAGVMVRNSVLLIDFIEIRLNDGVALKQAIIEAGAVRTTPILLTTGAVVIGASIILFDPIFQGLAISLVAGAIVSTILTLIVVPLIYYITERKKWEN; encoded by the coding sequence ATGCAAGAAGGTATATCAGGAAAAATAGCCAATTTTTTCATCAATTCGAAACTAACCATTTTATTGATGGTGGCGTTGATGATCATTGGTGTGTACAGTTCGTTTTTAATCCCAAGGGAAGAAGAACCACAAATTAATGTTCCAATGGCCGACATCATGGTGGGTTATCCAGGAGCAACTCCAGCAGAAGTAGAAAGTCGTGTAGCCAAACCATTGGAAAAAATCATTTCCAATATCAAAGGAGTGGAACACGTTCATACGATGGCAATGAATGGTCAAGCGATGTTGATTGTACAGTTTTATGTGGGTCAAGATGTAGAGCGTTCGTATGTAAAATTGTATGACGAATTAGCGAAACACGAAAATATGTTTCCGCAAGGGGTATACAAACCAATGGTGAAAACCCGTTCTATTGATGATGTTCCTATGTTGGGTATCACGCTTTGGAGTGACAAACAAGACGATTTTCAGTTACGTCAAATAGCTGAAGAAGTAACGACAGAAATTGAAAAAGTAAAAGATGTTGCCATTACCAAAGAAATTGGCGGAAGCAATCGCGAACTAAAAGTAATATTGGACAAAGATAAAATGGCCGAAAATGGTGTGGACGCTTTGGGAATTATGCAAATGATTCAAGCCAATAATGGCAGTTCACAATCAGGAGCTTTTGTTGAAAATGACCAAGAATACTTATTGAAAACAGGTCAGTTTTTAGAAAATGCTGACGATGTTGAGAATTTAGTAGTAGGTATCAATAGAAATATGCCTGTGTATTTAAAACAAGTAGCCAAAGTACAAGACGGTGCTGCTACGGCTCGTAGTTATGTATCACTTGGTTTTGGCAAAGCCAATGAAAAATTCAAAACAGCACCTTCTGAATATCCTGCGGTAACTATTGCGGTTGGAAAAGTGAAAGGAGCTGATGCGATGAAAATTTCTGAAAAGATTATCGAAAAAATCGAGCATTTGAAAAAAACGGTAATCTCTGATGATGTTCACGTAGAAGTAACGCGTAATTATGGAGAAACAGCCTCAGATAAAGTGGGAGAGTTGTTATTACACCTTGGAATTGCCATTATCGCCGTTACTGTTTTGGTAATGTTAGCCATGGGATGGCGTGGTGGATTGGTTGTGTTTTTCTCAGTACCCTTAACCTTTGCTTTGACCTTATTTGCTTATTATTTATTGGGTTATACCTTAAATAGGATTACACTTTTTGCCTTAGTTTTTGTGGTAGGAATTGTAGTGGATGATAGTATTATTATTGCAGAGAATATGCACCGCCATTTCAAGATGAAGCGTTTGCCATTCAAACAAGCGGCTATTTATGCGATTAACGAAGTAGGAAATCCAACAATTTTGGCCACTTTCACGGTAATTGCAGCGATTTTACCAATGGCTTTCGTATCCGGAATGATGGGGCCTTATATGAGTCCGATGCCTATTGGAGCTTCTATTGCCATGATTTTATCTTTATTTGTTGCCTTGACTGTAACGCCTTATTTGGGGTATCATTTATTGCAAGAGAAAGATGAGCAAGAACACAAAGAAGCTGAAGGGATGGAAACCAGCTGGATTTACAAAATATACAATAAAATTGAGCGTCCTTTCTTAGACAGCAGCCCAAAAAGAAGATGGCTTTTAGCTGTAACAGTAGTATTGTTGTTTGGTTCAGTGTTAATGTTTTTTACCAAATCGGTAATTGTAAAAATGTTGCCTTTTGATAACAAAAACGAATTCCAAGTGGTAATTGATATGCCAGAAGGAACTACTTTGGAACGTACTTCGGCAGTAACAAGAGAAATTGCGCAGTATTTGGCAACTAAACCTGAGGTGGTGAATTATCAAAATTATATTGGTACATCTGCTCCAATTACTTTTAATGGATTAGTACGTCATTATGATTTGCGTGGTGGAAGTAATATGGCTGATATTCAGGTGAATTTATTGCACAAAGAAGAACGTGATTTGCAAAGTCACGAAATTGCGAAAGCCATGCGTCCTGAAATTCAGAAAATCGCTAAAAAATATGGTGCCAATGTGAAACTAATCGAAGTGCCACCTGGACCACCTGTATTATCGACTTTAGTTGCTGAGATTTACGGACCCGATTACCAAGAACAGATCAAAGTGGCTAATCAAGTAAAAACGATTTTAGAAAACAGTTCAGATGTGGTGGATACGGATTGGATGGTAGAAGACAATCAAACCGAATACCGTTTGGAAGTGGACAAAGAAAAAGCCATGTTAAACGGAATTGCTCCGCAGCAAGTAGTTGGAAATTTGACGTATTTGTTAAAGGAATATCCAGTATCTAATTTGTATGACGAAAATTCAAATAACAATGTTGGAATAGTACTTTCGCTTGACGACAAAGATAAAACTAGCTTGAAAGATATTCAGAATTTGAAAATTAAAGGAAGTCAAGGAAATATGGTTGCCGTGAGTGATTTGGTAAAAGTGGTAAAAGATACTTTACAGAAAACCATTTATAGAAAAGACCAAAAACGAGTGGTGTATGTAACTGCTGATATGGCAGGAACATTAGAAAGTCCAGTGTATGCTATTTTGGGTATGAATGAAAAATTAGCCAAAATTAAAGTGCCTGCAGGTTATAAAGTGAATGAATTGTACATGGAACAACCCACAGATGAAAGTGATTTCACAGTAAAATGGGATGGAGAATGGCAAGTTACTTTAGAAGTTTTTCGTGATTTAGGAGTGGCATTTTTGGTAGTAATCGTCATCATCTATATGCTGATTGTGGGTTGGTTCCAAAACTTCAAAACGCCAATGGTAATGATGTTAGCGATACCACTTTCTTTAATCGGAATTGTTTTAGGTCACTGGTTGTTGAATGCCTATTTTACAGCTACTTCATTTATTGGAATGATTGCTTTGGCAGGAGTTATGGTTCGAAATTCGGTTTTACTGATTGACTTTATCGAAATTCGTCTGAATGATGGCGTTGCATTGAAACAAGCGATTATAGAAGCCGGAGCGGTAAGAACTACCCCGATTTTATTGACAACTGGTGCGGTAGTTATTGGAGCATCGATTATATTATTTGATCCAATTTTTCAAGGTTTAGCAATTTCGTTAGTAGCAGGGGCTATTGTTTCTACTATCTTAACATTAATTGTCGTGCCATTGATTTATTACATTACGGAAAGAAAAAAATGGGAGAATTAA
- the ftsZ gene encoding cell division protein FtsZ produces the protein MMSNSEFGSISFDLPKNQSNVIKVIGVGGGGSNAINHMFKQGIKGVDFIVCNTDSQALQNSAVPNKIQLGVHLTEGLGAGANPDVGQQSAIESISDIEKMLDQNTKMVFITAGMGGGTGTGAAPVIAQLAKERDILTVGIVTLPFVFEGKVRQEQALIGIEKLRKQVDSLIVINNNKLREVYGNLGFKAGFSKADEVLATASRGIAEVITHHYTQNIDLRDAKTVLSDSGTAIMGSAIAEGETRAKDAIISALDSPLLNDNKITGAKNVLLLIVSGTNEITLDEIGEINDHIQSEAGFNANIIMGVGEDETLGDAIAVTVIATGFDLEQQNEIVNSEPKKIIHALEDEQKITHNLSNTPVPAFDLNTETPVASEERIVFELLEEEPAAAIVAEAVPAYDPITNENDLIVMSEFIKNLDVTFEIVSPINDIDFTFTTPEAHAIEIAQPKAIQVEEQAALSFDLPLFKSEPVAEENKIVFELTNEINDMHVVDPVVFVPVTEVAENGVIRHSLEEYMEVENDFVATKTIEKVAEVVPEELNITMKKMDESTIASSEFESISPMEMTIEETLRARADERRRKLKEFNYKFHNNVSKIDEYEKEPAYKRLGVELSTNQSNTNNSRISVGTDSNNDLQLRSNNSYLHDNVD, from the coding sequence ATGATGAGCAACTCAGAATTTGGAAGTATTTCTTTTGATTTACCAAAGAACCAATCAAATGTAATTAAAGTAATTGGTGTTGGAGGCGGCGGGAGCAACGCCATCAACCACATGTTTAAACAAGGAATCAAAGGGGTAGATTTTATTGTTTGTAATACAGATTCACAAGCCTTGCAAAATAGTGCTGTGCCTAACAAAATTCAGTTGGGAGTTCACTTAACAGAAGGATTGGGAGCTGGAGCAAATCCAGATGTAGGACAACAATCAGCTATCGAAAGTATTTCTGACATTGAAAAAATGTTAGATCAAAATACTAAAATGGTATTTATCACTGCTGGTATGGGAGGTGGAACCGGAACTGGTGCTGCGCCTGTGATTGCTCAATTGGCTAAAGAACGTGATATTCTTACAGTAGGTATTGTGACCCTTCCTTTTGTTTTTGAAGGTAAAGTACGTCAAGAACAAGCCTTAATTGGTATTGAAAAATTACGCAAACAAGTTGATTCGCTTATTGTAATTAACAACAACAAATTGAGAGAAGTGTACGGAAACTTAGGTTTCAAAGCTGGTTTCTCAAAAGCGGACGAAGTATTAGCAACTGCCTCAAGAGGTATTGCTGAAGTAATTACACACCACTACACTCAAAATATCGATTTACGTGATGCTAAAACGGTATTGTCAGATAGTGGAACAGCTATAATGGGTTCCGCAATAGCTGAAGGTGAAACTAGAGCGAAAGATGCTATTATTTCTGCTTTGGATTCTCCTTTATTAAATGACAATAAAATAACAGGTGCCAAAAACGTATTGTTGCTTATCGTTTCTGGAACTAACGAAATTACTTTGGATGAAATTGGTGAAATCAATGACCACATTCAATCTGAAGCAGGTTTCAATGCGAATATTATCATGGGAGTTGGTGAAGACGAAACTCTTGGTGATGCTATCGCAGTAACTGTTATAGCTACAGGTTTTGACTTGGAGCAACAAAACGAAATTGTGAATTCTGAGCCAAAAAAGATCATCCACGCTTTGGAAGATGAGCAAAAAATCACTCACAATTTATCCAATACTCCAGTTCCTGCATTTGATTTGAATACAGAAACTCCAGTGGCTAGTGAAGAAAGAATTGTTTTTGAATTATTGGAGGAGGAGCCAGCAGCTGCAATTGTAGCTGAAGCAGTTCCAGCTTACGATCCTATTACCAATGAAAATGATTTAATCGTAATGTCTGAATTTATCAAAAATTTAGATGTGACTTTCGAAATCGTTTCGCCAATTAATGATATTGATTTTACTTTCACAACGCCTGAAGCACATGCTATCGAAATAGCGCAGCCAAAAGCTATTCAAGTGGAAGAGCAAGCTGCACTATCCTTTGATTTACCCTTATTTAAATCAGAGCCAGTTGCAGAAGAAAATAAAATAGTTTTTGAATTGACTAATGAAATCAACGACATGCATGTTGTAGATCCTGTTGTTTTTGTACCTGTAACAGAAGTGGCTGAAAACGGAGTTATCCGTCACTCGTTAGAAGAATACATGGAAGTAGAAAATGATTTTGTAGCAACTAAAACTATTGAAAAAGTGGCTGAAGTTGTTCCAGAAGAATTGAATATCACCATGAAAAAAATGGATGAGTCAACAATTGCTTCTTCAGAGTTCGAGTCGATTTCTCCAATGGAAATGACCATAGAAGAAACCTTACGCGCGCGCGCCGACGAAAGAAGAAGAAAGTTGAAAGAATTCAATTATAAGTTTCACAACAACGTTTCTAAAATTGACGAATACGAGAAAGAACCTGCATATAAAAGATTGGGAGTAGAACTTTCTACCAATCAATCAAACACAAACAACTCGAGAATATCAGTGGGAACAGACAGCAATAATGATTTGCAGTTGCGTTCAAACAACTCGTATTTACACGATAATGTAGATTAA
- a CDS encoding TolC family protein — translation MKKLHVVTLMGCLAFSSLGFSQDTLTISKKEIGQKALDKNLQIRIANENFKSAQADFRQSNALFLPSITASHTAISTTNPLMAFGSKLNQEILTASDFNPALLNDPTKTKNFATKIEVLQPLINVDGMYGRQAAKSKMEAFQLQTERTKEYLELEVNKAFMQLQLAYKAVAVLSKANQTADANLKLITNYFNQGILQKTDLLSVQVRVNEIKNQLQYATSNVQNASDYLAFLLNEDNTNKIYKPLETLDNSIAIDAMNTVLSGNRKDIQAMEKASQAYEKMVLSNKMSFLPRLNAFGSYEMYDTSFLGTNAKGYLVGAQLSWSVFDGFKSIGKLEKAKADYQKSSFESQQYKAQSQLELNKTNRQLRDAENKVNLSKLAFDQSQEAYRIRSNRFTQGLEKTTDLLQSETMMAQKELEFLQAVFEYNFTKEYVQFLTK, via the coding sequence ATGAAGAAACTACATGTAGTAACACTTATGGGATGTTTGGCTTTCTCCAGTTTAGGATTTAGTCAGGACACTTTGACAATCTCTAAAAAAGAAATTGGTCAAAAAGCATTAGACAAAAATTTGCAGATTCGAATTGCAAACGAAAATTTCAAATCGGCTCAAGCTGATTTTAGACAATCGAATGCGCTGTTTTTGCCAAGTATTACAGCTTCGCACACAGCAATTTCTACTACAAATCCTTTAATGGCTTTTGGTTCTAAATTGAATCAGGAGATTTTAACTGCATCAGATTTTAATCCTGCATTATTGAATGATCCAACGAAAACTAAAAATTTTGCTACTAAAATTGAGGTATTACAACCTTTAATTAATGTAGATGGAATGTATGGTAGACAAGCAGCTAAGTCTAAAATGGAAGCTTTCCAATTACAAACAGAGCGAACTAAAGAATATTTAGAATTAGAAGTTAATAAAGCCTTTATGCAGTTGCAATTGGCATACAAAGCGGTAGCGGTTTTGTCAAAAGCAAATCAAACTGCCGATGCCAATTTAAAATTGATTACCAATTATTTTAATCAAGGCATTTTACAAAAAACAGATTTGTTATCGGTACAAGTTCGTGTGAACGAAATTAAAAACCAATTGCAATATGCTACAAGTAATGTGCAAAATGCATCGGATTATTTGGCCTTTTTGTTGAATGAAGACAATACAAATAAAATCTACAAGCCTTTAGAAACTTTGGATAATAGCATTGCTATTGATGCCATGAACACTGTTCTTTCTGGAAACAGAAAAGACATTCAAGCCATGGAAAAAGCGTCTCAAGCATACGAAAAAATGGTGTTGTCTAACAAAATGAGTTTCTTGCCTAGATTGAATGCTTTTGGAAGTTATGAAATGTATGACACGAGTTTTTTGGGTACGAATGCTAAAGGATATTTAGTGGGTGCACAATTGTCTTGGTCTGTTTTTGACGGTTTCAAAAGTATAGGTAAATTAGAAAAAGCCAAAGCCGATTACCAAAAATCAAGTTTTGAAAGTCAGCAATACAAAGCGCAAAGTCAGTTGGAATTGAATAAAACCAATCGCCAATTACGTGATGCTGAAAACAAAGTGAATTTATCCAAATTGGCTTTTGACCAATCCCAAGAGGCATATCGTATTCGCTCGAATCGTTTTACACAAGGATTAGAAAAAACAACCGATTTATTGCAGTCTGAAACTATGATGGCTCAAAAAGAATTAGAGTTTTTACAAGCCGTATTTGAGTATAACTTCACCAAAGAATATGTTCAGTTTTTAACTAAATAA
- a CDS encoding cell division protein FtsQ/DivIB: MKRFNWITIRLVLMFGLVIFLFSFTSNRNGNRKLTKAKVVFVGENSSFLKQETVNKLLIENNDDASAIRKDKLDLNKLEKAVSSNQMVEKSEVFVTVDGVLKAVVKQKTPVARVFDGKRSFYIDYKGNTMPLSAHFTARVPLVLGVIRKKNSEALAELFRKIHDDAFLKKNIIAIQIMPNGSLKMLNRNFDYQIDFGGTVNMDTKIRNYKAFFQKAVLDSTLYKYKKIDLRFTQQVICTK; this comes from the coding sequence ATGAAACGATTTAATTGGATAACGATTCGGTTAGTACTCATGTTTGGGTTGGTGATTTTCTTGTTTTCGTTTACTTCAAATAGAAACGGAAACCGAAAATTGACAAAAGCTAAGGTGGTTTTTGTTGGAGAAAATTCTAGTTTTCTTAAACAAGAAACGGTTAATAAATTGTTAATAGAAAATAATGACGATGCTTCAGCTATCCGAAAAGATAAATTAGATTTGAATAAGCTAGAAAAAGCCGTTAGTTCGAATCAAATGGTTGAAAAATCAGAGGTATTTGTAACAGTAGATGGTGTTTTGAAAGCGGTTGTAAAACAGAAAACTCCCGTTGCAAGAGTTTTTGATGGTAAGCGTTCTTTTTATATTGATTACAAGGGAAATACGATGCCGTTGTCGGCACATTTTACTGCCAGAGTTCCCCTCGTTTTGGGAGTAATACGTAAAAAAAATAGCGAAGCTTTAGCTGAATTATTTAGAAAAATTCATGACGATGCGTTTTTGAAAAAAAACATCATTGCTATTCAAATTATGCCTAATGGTAGCTTAAAAATGTTGAATAGAAATTTTGATTATCAAATTGATTTCGGAGGAACGGTAAATATGGATACGAAAATTCGAAATTATAAAGCGTTTTTTCAAAAAGCAGTTCTTGATAGTACTTTGTATAAATATAAAAAAATTGACCTTCGTTTCACCCAACAAGTAATTTGCACAAAATAA
- a CDS encoding GatB/YqeY domain-containing protein gives MSLAIQIMDEIKNAMRAKDTVALESLRAVKSALLLAQTETGAKEEISAEEEIKLLQRLVKQRKDSANIYNEQGRPDLAEPELLQAAVIEKFLPVQLSETEVEAVVAKIIADNGASGMAAMGKVMGLASAELAGKADGKTISTIVKKLLS, from the coding sequence ATGAGTTTAGCCATACAAATCATGGACGAAATTAAAAACGCCATGAGAGCCAAAGATACGGTAGCATTAGAATCATTGCGTGCAGTGAAATCAGCTTTGCTTTTAGCACAAACTGAAACGGGTGCCAAAGAAGAAATTAGTGCTGAGGAAGAAATCAAATTGTTGCAACGTTTGGTCAAACAACGTAAAGACAGTGCCAATATCTATAATGAACAAGGACGCCCTGATTTAGCTGAACCAGAATTGTTACAAGCAGCCGTAATTGAGAAATTCTTACCAGTTCAATTATCAGAAACAGAAGTGGAAGCTGTAGTAGCTAAAATTATTGCAGATAATGGTGCTTCAGGAATGGCAGCGATGGGAAAAGTAATGGGATTGGCTTCAGCTGAATTAGCAGGAAAAGCCGATGGTAAAACCATCTCGACTATCGTTAAAAAATTATTGTCTTAA
- the ftsA gene encoding cell division protein FtsA has protein sequence MEKENIAVGLDIGTTKIVAMIGKKNEYGKLEILGVGKSKSLGVARGVVNNITQTIQSIQHAVQEAEANSGYKIKDCVVGIAGQHIRSIQHTDYISRSNPEEVIGGNDIQQLIDQVNKLAMLPGEEIIHVLPQEFKIDGQSEIKEPIGMYGGRLESSFHVVVGQASSIRNVGRCIHDSGIDLSGLTLEPLASSDAVLSQEEKEAGVALIDIGGGTTDLAIFKDGIIRHTAVIPFGGNVITDDIKEGCSIIEKQAELLKVKFGSAWPGENRENEIVSIPGLRGREPKEISLKNLSKIIHARVVEIIEQVFVEIKAYGHEDPRKKLIAGIVLTGGGSQLQHIKQLVEYITGMDTRIGYPNEHLAGNSSEEISSPLYATAVGLVMNSIENKTQSAVRIDQVQAPEMPVYKAPVMEADEVVAAESDSVEITKEESKDKSTETQIRRSFFDKYVDKIKDFLDNAE, from the coding sequence ATGGAAAAAGAGAATATTGCAGTAGGTTTAGACATTGGAACAACAAAAATTGTTGCAATGATAGGCAAGAAAAATGAGTATGGAAAACTAGAAATTTTGGGTGTTGGAAAATCCAAAAGTCTAGGAGTAGCTAGAGGTGTTGTGAATAACATTACTCAAACTATTCAGTCTATACAACATGCTGTTCAAGAAGCTGAAGCTAATTCAGGATACAAAATTAAAGACTGTGTTGTAGGTATTGCTGGTCAACACATTCGTAGTATTCAACATACGGACTACATCAGCCGAAGCAATCCAGAAGAAGTAATTGGGGGTAACGATATTCAACAGTTAATTGACCAAGTGAATAAATTGGCCATGCTTCCTGGTGAAGAGATCATTCACGTTTTGCCTCAAGAATTTAAAATCGATGGGCAATCAGAGATTAAAGAACCTATTGGAATGTATGGTGGTCGTTTAGAGTCAAGTTTTCATGTAGTGGTGGGACAGGCTTCTTCAATCAGAAACGTGGGACGTTGTATTCACGATTCAGGGATTGATTTATCTGGATTGACATTGGAGCCATTAGCTTCATCTGACGCTGTTTTAAGCCAAGAAGAAAAAGAAGCTGGAGTAGCGCTAATTGATATCGGTGGTGGAACAACGGATTTGGCTATTTTTAAAGATGGTATTATTCGTCATACCGCAGTGATTCCTTTCGGAGGAAATGTAATTACAGACGATATTAAAGAGGGTTGTTCAATTATTGAAAAACAAGCCGAATTATTGAAAGTGAAATTTGGTTCAGCTTGGCCAGGAGAGAATAGAGAAAATGAAATTGTTTCTATTCCGGGATTGAGAGGAAGAGAGCCTAAAGAAATTTCGTTAAAGAATTTGTCTAAAATAATTCATGCACGTGTAGTAGAGATTATTGAACAAGTTTTTGTTGAAATCAAAGCCTACGGCCATGAAGACCCAAGAAAAAAATTAATCGCAGGAATTGTACTTACAGGTGGAGGTTCACAATTGCAACATATCAAGCAGTTAGTGGAATATATTACAGGAATGGATACAAGAATTGGTTATCCAAACGAACACTTAGCAGGTAATTCAAGCGAAGAAATCTCAAGTCCCTTATATGCAACTGCAGTTGGTTTAGTGATGAATAGCATCGAAAACAAAACGCAGAGTGCTGTTAGAATAGATCAGGTCCAAGCCCCGGAAATGCCTGTCTATAAAGCTCCAGTAATGGAGGCAGATGAAGTCGTTGCAGCTGAATCAGATTCAGTTGAAATTACAAAAGAAGAAAGTAAAGACAAATCGACAGAAACTCAAATTAGAAGATCCTTTTTTGATAAGTATGTAGATAAAATCAAGGATTTCTTAGATAATGCAGAATAG
- a CDS encoding efflux RND transporter periplasmic adaptor subunit, whose product MKKTIAILTLSTFAFLSCGKDKQEVTTNEPAITVQLSGVGAINNGQFVTASGKIEAENSANLSTRMMGYVTKVHVQVGQRVSAGQLLVSINSSDLQAKKAQVEASILQATAGYNNAKKDYDRFTNLFKQQSASQKELDDMTARYEMAKAGLEGAKQMRNEVQAQFSYSNITAPFSGEVTNTFVKEGDMANPGMPLVSIEGASRLQVTAMVAESDINSITKGMPVTVLVKSNNTTISGKVAEVSVSAKNTGGQYLVKINLAKTSNKILSGMFVNVQFPIENKNQTTAKTTTVLVPQSALVHQGQLTGIYTVGTGNVAILRWLRIGKSTGDQVEVLSGLSANEQYIVSAEGKLFNGAKVSAQ is encoded by the coding sequence ATGAAAAAGACAATAGCTATCCTAACCCTTTCTACATTCGCATTTTTATCGTGTGGAAAAGATAAACAAGAAGTAACAACTAACGAGCCTGCTATAACAGTACAACTTAGCGGTGTTGGTGCAATTAACAACGGTCAATTTGTAACTGCAAGTGGAAAAATTGAAGCTGAAAATAGTGCTAATTTAAGTACTCGTATGATGGGTTATGTAACCAAGGTTCATGTTCAAGTTGGACAACGAGTAAGTGCAGGACAACTTTTGGTAAGCATTAACAGTTCGGATTTACAAGCTAAAAAAGCACAAGTAGAAGCTTCTATTTTGCAAGCTACTGCAGGGTATAATAATGCTAAAAAAGATTATGATCGTTTTACCAATTTGTTCAAACAACAAAGTGCTTCTCAAAAAGAATTAGACGATATGACCGCTCGCTACGAAATGGCAAAAGCAGGTTTAGAAGGTGCTAAGCAAATGCGTAACGAAGTACAAGCACAATTTTCGTATTCTAATATTACCGCTCCATTTTCAGGAGAAGTAACGAATACATTTGTTAAAGAAGGCGATATGGCTAATCCTGGAATGCCTTTGGTGAGCATTGAAGGTGCTTCTCGTTTGCAAGTTACAGCTATGGTAGCTGAGAGTGATATTAATAGTATTACTAAAGGAATGCCCGTTACGGTTTTGGTAAAATCGAACAATACAACTATTAGTGGAAAAGTAGCCGAAGTGAGTGTTTCGGCCAAAAACACGGGTGGTCAGTATTTGGTTAAAATCAATTTAGCCAAAACATCCAACAAAATCCTTTCGGGAATGTTTGTGAATGTACAATTCCCAATTGAGAACAAGAATCAAACTACAGCCAAAACAACTACAGTTTTAGTGCCTCAATCAGCTTTGGTACACCAAGGTCAGTTGACAGGAATCTATACTGTTGGAACTGGTAATGTAGCTATTTTAAGATGGTTGCGCATTGGAAAAAGTACAGGAGATCAAGTAGAAGTTTTATCAGGACTTTCGGCAAACGAACAATACATTGTTTCAGCAGAAGGGAAATTATTTAATGGCGCTAAAGTTAGTGCTCAGTAA